The Thermodesulfobacteriota bacterium genome has a window encoding:
- a CDS encoding ATP synthase F0 subunit B yields the protein MKTLALTLITVILSIHQANAAEDILSVDKTVVIQMVIFLASIFILNSLLFKPLLGLVDKREQLTTGTIEEAKKLEEKVGQIIEEYNSKLNEARARALEERNETRRQAQVLHEEMIKKAREEAQALLEEAKHKLELETSEIKGKIRSDVETIARDMASRILGKEV from the coding sequence GTGAAAACCCTAGCCCTTACCCTGATAACCGTCATCCTGTCTATCCACCAGGCCAATGCTGCCGAGGATATATTAAGCGTGGATAAAACCGTTGTAATTCAGATGGTTATATTCTTAGCCTCTATATTCATACTGAATTCGCTACTTTTTAAGCCCCTTCTCGGGCTTGTAGATAAGAGAGAACAGCTTACCACCGGGACGATCGAGGAAGCCAAAAAGCTCGAAGAAAAGGTAGGCCAGATAATAGAGGAATACAATTCTAAACTAAATGAAGCACGGGCCCGTGCCTTGGAAGAAAGAAACGAGACCAGGCGTCAAGCGCAGGTCCTGCATGAGGAGATGATAAAAAAGGCACGGGAGGAAGCCCAGGCGCTATTGGAAGAAGCCAAGCATAAGCTCGAGTTAGAAACGAGTGAGATTAAAGGGAAAATCCGGTCCGATGTAGAGACAATCGCCCGGGACATGGCTTCACGTATTCTGGGCAAGGAGGTATAG
- a CDS encoding cation:proton antiporter, whose amino-acid sequence MTVEEVGGFSVERLLLALALVLIASKAFGELAERIKQPAVLGELLAGVVLGGSVLAIVPSVAGQPGYETFHLLAEVGVAILLFEIGLETNLKDLIRVGIASTMVAVVGVAVPFFLGFVSVMAFEKFGLIGNINPAFTTLIAITAGATLTATSVGITARVLSDMNRLQSEEARIVLGAAVIDDVLGLIILAVVSGLIQATKEGAEGGISAVNVVIITLKAFGFLFIAILIGNLASRRLFDLVDKMRVRGVLLLSALSFAFIFAYLAKLVGLAPIVGAFAAGLVLARINQFKLVEERIKPVSDFFTPIFFIMVGAAVDVRVFNPFIEENIPILLIALVLFVVAVAGKVVSGWAVYKKDIKKIVIGVGMIPRGEVGLIFAQMGLISGVFDTRLFSAITVMVMLTTFIAPPLLKMAFSYGEVEPLEAEVKTSGGHSK is encoded by the coding sequence ATGACGGTTGAAGAAGTAGGCGGGTTTTCAGTTGAAAGGCTTCTCCTTGCCCTGGCCTTAGTTCTTATTGCATCAAAAGCATTTGGAGAGTTGGCAGAGCGCATAAAGCAGCCTGCTGTATTAGGAGAGCTACTTGCCGGGGTCGTTCTTGGAGGGAGCGTCCTGGCCATAGTGCCGTCGGTGGCCGGGCAGCCCGGTTACGAGACATTTCATCTCCTTGCCGAGGTCGGGGTGGCTATTCTACTCTTTGAAATCGGGCTAGAGACAAACCTGAAGGACCTGATCCGAGTGGGAATCGCCTCCACTATGGTAGCAGTGGTCGGCGTGGCTGTTCCTTTTTTTCTCGGCTTTGTAAGTGTGATGGCATTCGAGAAATTTGGTCTCATCGGGAATATTAACCCCGCTTTTACTACACTAATAGCCATAACCGCCGGAGCCACCCTTACCGCAACCAGTGTGGGAATCACGGCCCGGGTGCTCTCGGATATGAATCGCCTCCAGAGCGAGGAGGCCAGGATAGTGCTGGGCGCGGCGGTGATCGACGACGTATTGGGCTTAATAATATTGGCCGTGGTAAGCGGCCTCATTCAAGCAACCAAAGAAGGAGCGGAAGGCGGTATCTCGGCTGTCAATGTGGTCATAATAACGCTAAAGGCATTTGGATTTCTTTTTATCGCTATTTTAATAGGTAACCTGGCTTCTCGAAGATTATTCGACCTGGTCGACAAAATGCGCGTCCGCGGCGTGCTTCTCCTAAGCGCTCTCTCCTTTGCTTTCATCTTCGCCTACCTGGCAAAATTAGTGGGACTCGCCCCTATAGTGGGCGCCTTTGCCGCCGGCCTGGTGCTGGCAAGGATAAACCAGTTCAAACTGGTCGAAGAGCGCATTAAGCCGGTATCCGACTTTTTCACCCCGATTTTTTTTATAATGGTAGGCGCCGCCGTGGATGTACGCGTATTCAACCCATTCATCGAAGAGAATATCCCCATTCTCCTCATCGCCTTGGTGCTCTTCGTCGTGGCTGTGGCCGGTAAAGTGGTGAGCGGCTGGGCGGTTTATAAAAAAGACATAAAGAAGATCGTTATCGGGGTGGGCATGATTCCCCGGGGTGAAGTAGGGCTTATCTTCGCCCAGATGGGGCTTATATCCGGTGTTTTTGACACGAGGCTATTTTCAGCTATAACAGTAATGGTGATGCTCACCACCTTCATCGCTCCTCCGCTCCTTAAGATGGCTTTTTCTTACGGTGAAGTGGAACCTTTGGAAGCCGAGGTCAAGACTTCGGGAGGTCACAGCAAGTGA
- a CDS encoding chloride channel protein, with the protein MLSGGVLLVVLSFLFHDEVIGYGFPKFLEKINLRGGILRPKETIAKALGSCVTLGFGGSAGQEGPIAQLGGAVGSFIGQIFKVSRGKIRVFVACGFAAGIAATFNAPVAGVLFAEEIALLRDFKVGSFLPIVISSAVGTVVSHALRGNEPVFRVPPYEFVNINELFFYAAFGVLLGVFASGFIKLFLLAEERFSRFKTPFPVKAASGRINSRLYGDIFPLCSWKRLRPSGEGPSRPASPFGDIGINYPKALGHINNPRIRMAWRDICTRYFYRGCGRKRIRKVGRFYTVEAGVLKQCIRNGWDGHLSCGGDPGTSHFHISDIRDDSKL; encoded by the coding sequence GTGTTAAGCGGCGGCGTGCTGCTCGTTGTTCTCTCCTTCCTTTTCCATGACGAGGTTATCGGCTACGGCTTTCCAAAGTTTTTAGAAAAAATAAACCTGAGGGGCGGCATACTAAGACCCAAGGAAACAATAGCCAAGGCGCTAGGCTCCTGTGTGACCCTGGGGTTTGGGGGGTCAGCAGGTCAGGAGGGCCCGATTGCCCAGCTAGGGGGCGCAGTAGGCAGCTTTATAGGGCAGATATTCAAGGTTTCGAGGGGTAAGATACGTGTATTTGTGGCCTGCGGGTTTGCTGCAGGGATAGCGGCAACCTTTAACGCTCCGGTGGCCGGCGTACTCTTTGCCGAGGAAATTGCCCTTCTTAGGGATTTCAAGGTCGGGAGCTTTCTCCCGATCGTAATATCCTCGGCGGTCGGCACAGTCGTTTCCCACGCTTTAAGGGGAAACGAGCCTGTATTCCGGGTACCGCCCTATGAGTTTGTGAATATCAACGAGCTTTTCTTTTATGCCGCATTCGGGGTGCTCTTAGGGGTTTTTGCGTCCGGGTTTATCAAGCTTTTTTTGCTGGCTGAGGAGAGGTTTTCCAGATTTAAAACCCCATTCCCGGTTAAAGCCGCTTCTGGGAGGATTAATAGTCGGCTTTATGGCGATATTTTTCCCCTATGTTCTTGGAAACGGCTACGACCAAGTGGAGAAGGCCCTTCAAGACCAGCTTCCCCTTTTGGTGATATTGGGATTAATTATCCTAAAGCCCTTGGCCACATCAATAACCCTCGGATCCGGATGGCCTGGAGGGATATTTGCACCCGCTATTTTTATAGGGGCTGTGGCCGGAAACGCATTCGGAAAGTTGGTCGATTTTATACTGTCGAGGCCGGTGTCCTTAAGCAGTGCATACGCAACGGTTGGGATGGGCACCTTTCTTGCGGCGGTGACCCAGGCACCTCTCACTTCCATATTTCTGATATTCGAGATGACTCAAAACTATAA
- a CDS encoding CBS domain-containing protein — protein MISSVLGSVVSRLIVGGSLESLELSKAGINIEEEMEGRIIHLIQAKDIMTGDVETIPEGMTLRKLIEYIPQSHYTTFPLVDEKGNLTGIISIQDFRGWIFEE, from the coding sequence ATGATTAGCTCGGTCCTGGGGAGCGTGGTGTCTCGGCTTATCGTGGGGGGCTCGCTTGAGAGCCTAGAACTGAGTAAAGCGGGGATAAACATCGAGGAAGAGATGGAGGGTCGCATTATACATTTAATCCAGGCTAAAGATATAATGACCGGTGACGTGGAAACTATACCCGAGGGGATGACCCTTCGAAAACTGATAGAGTATATTCCCCAGAGCCATTACACCACTTTCCCGCTCGTGGATGAGAAAGGGAATCTTACGGGCATAATCTCGATACAGGATTTTAGAGGGTGGATATTCGAGGAATGA
- a CDS encoding CBS domain-containing protein yields the protein MVKELATLNVITVTPEDTLYKVFKKWEKKPVEILPVVESSSSKKIVGVLSRKDVIAAYNKALSKKTLD from the coding sequence GTGGTGAAGGAACTGGCCACCTTGAACGTCATAACAGTAACGCCTGAAGATACGCTCTATAAGGTTTTTAAGAAGTGGGAGAAGAAGCCTGTGGAGATTCTTCCGGTGGTCGAGTCAAGTAGTTCTAAAAAGATTGTGGGTGTGCTTTCCCGAAAAGATGTAATCGCCGCCTACAATAAAGCCCTATCAAAGAAAACACTTGATTAG
- the gshA gene encoding glutamate--cysteine ligase, producing MVMEFLDKVNQSIDAKSNQIEEWIEGHCQRIIVPLYTSVDLRVSGHKITPVDTNIFPAGFNNLCPIFRERTASLFHDYFLRKYPRVKKILIIPELHTRNLHYWENIHVLKGILESVGYKVGVGLVSDELYQEEVKFDTASGQEVIGFKAKMERHKVFISGFVPDLLLINNDFSSKCPKILKDIIQPVEPPVEIGWHTRRKNIHFEFYNKLAKELAQILEIDPWIISIETMPEIDVDFDNPEDRERVASSLDMMLEKLRKEHEKRGIKEKPFVFVKSNSGTYGMAVISVPSGEEIRTLNAEGRKRMRVSKSGKPVRDVVIQEGIPTTLRFKDNIVGEPVVYLIEAKVAGGFLRINRGKSEFDNLNAKGMEFSCISFEDKEACRNKECDRFFPPAYQLISRIASIAAGYEIEKILKEGGCKEEAS from the coding sequence ATGGTTATGGAATTTCTGGACAAGGTCAATCAAAGCATCGACGCAAAAAGTAACCAGATAGAAGAATGGATAGAGGGGCACTGCCAGAGAATTATCGTTCCGCTCTATACTTCGGTTGACCTCCGGGTCTCCGGGCACAAAATCACACCGGTCGATACGAACATATTTCCGGCCGGGTTTAACAACCTTTGCCCGATCTTTAGAGAGCGCACCGCCAGCCTCTTTCACGACTATTTCCTTCGCAAGTATCCCCGGGTGAAAAAGATACTCATAATCCCGGAGCTTCATACCAGGAACCTTCATTACTGGGAAAACATCCACGTGCTGAAAGGGATCCTGGAAAGCGTGGGATATAAGGTCGGTGTAGGACTGGTAAGCGACGAGCTATACCAAGAAGAAGTGAAATTCGATACAGCGAGCGGCCAGGAAGTTATCGGCTTCAAAGCGAAAATGGAGAGACACAAGGTCTTTATCTCCGGGTTTGTCCCGGATCTGCTTCTGATCAATAACGACTTCTCGTCGAAATGCCCGAAAATCCTCAAGGACATAATACAGCCGGTGGAGCCGCCGGTAGAGATAGGATGGCACACCAGGAGGAAAAACATTCACTTTGAGTTTTACAACAAGCTGGCTAAAGAGCTTGCCCAAATACTGGAGATCGACCCTTGGATAATCTCCATAGAAACCATGCCGGAGATAGACGTTGATTTTGACAACCCGGAAGACCGGGAGAGAGTAGCTTCATCCTTAGACATGATGCTTGAAAAACTCAGGAAAGAACATGAAAAGAGGGGAATCAAGGAAAAACCATTCGTATTCGTGAAAAGTAATTCGGGCACCTATGGGATGGCGGTGATAAGCGTTCCCAGTGGAGAAGAGATAAGGACGCTCAACGCCGAGGGAAGAAAGCGTATGAGGGTGTCCAAAAGCGGGAAGCCGGTAAGGGACGTGGTAATCCAGGAGGGAATACCCACCACACTCCGGTTTAAGGATAACATTGTAGGAGAACCGGTTGTTTATCTTATCGAAGCTAAGGTGGCGGGGGGTTTTCTACGGATAAACAGGGGAAAAAGTGAATTCGATAACTTAAACGCCAAGGGCATGGAATTCTCCTGCATCTCTTTCGAAGACAAAGAAGCTTGCCGGAATAAAGAATGTGATAGGTTCTTTCCACCCGCCTATCAACTGATCTCGCGCATCGCCAGCATCGCCGCCGGATACGAGATCGAGAAGATTCTCAAAGAGGGTGGCTGCAAGGAGGAAGCAAGTTAG
- a CDS encoding RDD family protein, giving the protein MKCPKCGYHTFDYAESCKKCGRTLNVKPRYKTIYEHALESGREKTARRQKEETIDDSIQQPPLFTSPSYETLFAEPTESPVEEEILDLDLAGFASRGAAFLIDLIILFGITTVTLAAGLYFADSDVETGFAGFINLVMTVYLVLLFLSSTYFVFLQGFGGRTIGKMVLGIRVIREDGESIGLRESFIRWVGYIVSTIFLFIGFIWALFDQKGQTWHDKFAGTYVVRE; this is encoded by the coding sequence ATGAAGTGCCCAAAATGCGGTTACCATACATTTGATTACGCTGAGAGTTGCAAGAAATGTGGTCGCACCCTGAATGTAAAACCGAGATATAAAACCATCTACGAACATGCCCTGGAATCAGGCAGGGAGAAGACTGCTAGACGACAAAAGGAGGAAACTATCGACGATAGCATACAACAGCCGCCACTTTTTACATCTCCTAGTTACGAGACCCTTTTCGCCGAGCCTACAGAATCTCCAGTGGAGGAAGAAATACTCGACCTCGACTTGGCCGGATTTGCCTCGAGAGGGGCGGCGTTTTTAATCGACTTAATAATACTCTTCGGCATTACCACCGTCACTCTGGCGGCCGGGCTATACTTCGCCGACAGCGACGTAGAAACGGGCTTTGCCGGTTTTATTAACCTGGTGATGACCGTTTATCTGGTTTTGCTATTCCTGAGCTCTACCTACTTCGTTTTCCTCCAGGGGTTCGGGGGAAGAACTATTGGTAAAATGGTCTTGGGAATTCGGGTCATCCGGGAAGACGGAGAATCGATCGGATTAAGGGAATCTTTTATAAGGTGGGTCGGCTATATCGTATCCACTATTTTCCTTTTTATCGGGTTCATCTGGGCCCTTTTCGACCAAAAGGGCCAAACCTGGCACGATAAATTCGCCGGAACATATGTGGTGAGGGAATAA
- a CDS encoding thioredoxin domain-containing protein, with product MSLRHLSIAFLLLSLFAVDTQVFAQKVSPEESKKLELFIKRRLGARLPADAKIQISGYEQSPIKGFRKGRFDIQTSRGNADIPFMVSQDGRYVILGEPIDTTKFKDTQVADIKTGELPFGRQPLPVLMSKDGKYLILGELVDSTVNPLEETMKKISLKDVPIKGEEEAKVTIVEYSDFQCPFCKRATDMLPQILEQYKGKVKLVFKQFPLPNHPWAMDAAIASVCAYQQGNDNFWEFHDKVFEKQKEITVEKSKEQFKTYAKEVGLDQGKFEACFSSQEIASRVQSEIKEGQSVGVNSTPTFIVNGMPVPGANAEGLKAAIEASLAGES from the coding sequence ATGAGCTTAAGACATTTAAGTATAGCCTTTCTACTTTTATCGCTTTTCGCCGTGGATACCCAGGTATTCGCCCAGAAGGTATCGCCGGAGGAGTCTAAAAAACTCGAACTCTTCATAAAGAGGAGATTGGGGGCGCGCCTGCCCGCGGATGCTAAAATACAAATAAGCGGCTACGAACAAAGCCCGATCAAAGGATTCAGAAAAGGGCGCTTTGATATACAAACGAGCAGGGGCAACGCCGACATCCCTTTCATGGTCAGCCAGGACGGCAGATACGTGATCCTGGGAGAGCCGATAGACACTACAAAGTTTAAGGATACCCAGGTGGCCGACATAAAGACGGGGGAGCTGCCTTTCGGACGTCAACCCCTTCCTGTCCTCATGAGTAAAGACGGAAAGTATCTGATACTGGGCGAGTTGGTTGATTCTACGGTAAATCCTCTCGAAGAGACCATGAAAAAGATTTCTCTAAAAGACGTCCCGATTAAAGGGGAGGAAGAGGCAAAGGTTACTATTGTCGAGTATTCGGACTTTCAGTGTCCGTTCTGCAAAAGGGCCACGGATATGCTTCCGCAAATCTTAGAACAGTATAAGGGTAAGGTGAAGCTCGTTTTTAAACAGTTCCCACTGCCCAACCACCCTTGGGCCATGGACGCAGCCATAGCATCGGTATGTGCTTATCAGCAGGGAAACGACAATTTCTGGGAGTTTCACGATAAGGTGTTTGAGAAGCAAAAAGAGATCACAGTGGAAAAATCAAAGGAGCAATTCAAAACCTACGCCAAAGAAGTAGGGCTAGACCAGGGAAAGTTCGAGGCCTGCTTCAGCTCCCAGGAAATTGCTAGCCGGGTTCAGAGCGAGATTAAGGAGGGTCAGTCCGTCGGGGTGAACTCGACCCCTACCTTTATCGTCAACGGTATGCCGGTGCCCGGAGCTAATGCAGAGGGCCTAAAGGCGGCTATAGAGGCGAGCTTGGCCGGAGAATCCTGA